The Pogona vitticeps strain Pit_001003342236 chromosome 3, PviZW2.1, whole genome shotgun sequence genome includes a window with the following:
- the GOT1 gene encoding aspartate aminotransferase, cytoplasmic: MAPGTGSVFATVPQALPVAVFQLTADFRADEDPRKVNLGVGAYRTDEGQPWVLPVVRKVEMMITKDTSLNHEYLPILGLPEFRANSSRIALGEDSPAIKENRVGGVQSLGGTGALRIGAEFLRRWYNGTNNTATPVYISSPSWENHNSVFTDAGFKDIRTYHYWDPAKRGLDIKGFLEDLEKAPEFSIFILHACAHNPTGTDPTQEQWKQIAAVMKRRFLFPFFDSAYQGFASGCLDRDAWAVRYFVSEGFELFCAQSFSKNFGLYNERVGNLTVVAKDADNVQRVLSQMEKIVRTTWSNPPSQGARIVATTLTSPELFAEWKQNVKTMADRVLLMRAELRSRLEALGTPGTWNHITEQIGMFSFTGLNPKQVLFMIKEKHIYLMASGRINMCGLTTKNLDYVANSIHEAVTTIQ, from the exons ATGGCTCCCGGAACAGGATCCGTTTTTGCCACCGTCCCGCAGGCTCTGCCTGTCGCCGTTTTCCAGCTCACCGCGGATTTCCGCGCCGACGAGGACCCTCGCAAGGTCAATCTCGGCGTGGGAG CCTATCGCACAGATGAGGGTCAGCCATGGGTCTTGCCAGTGGTAAGGAAGGTGGAGATGATGATTACCAAAGACACCAGCTTGAATCATGAGTACCTTCCTATCTTGGGCTTGCCAGAATTTCGTGCCAATTCCTCACGTATTGCCCTTGGAGAGGACAGCCCTGCCATCAAAGAGAACAGG GTTGGGGGTGTCCAGTCTTTGGGAGGCACGGGGGCTCTGCGTATTGGAGCAGAGTTCTTGAGACGCTGGTACAATGGAACCAACAACACAGCAACCCCTGTCtacatctcttccccttcttggG AAAACCATAACTCTGTCTTCACGGATGCTGGCTTCAAGGACATCCGAACCTATCACTACTGGGATCCTGCAAAGAGGGGTCTAGACATCAAGGGATTTCTAGAGGACTTAGAG AAAGCTCCAGAGTTCTCCATCTTTATCCTCCATGCTTGTGCTCATAATCCAACTGGCACAGATCCTACACAAGAACaatggaagcaaattgctgcTGTTATGAAG CGCCGGTTCCTGTTCCCATTCTTTGACTCAGCCTATCAAGGTTTCGCTTCTGGTTGTCTGGACAGAGACGCCTGGGCTGTACGCTACTTTGTTTCAGAGGGTTTTGAACTCTTTTGTGCCCAGTCCTTCTCAAAAAACTTTGGCTTATACA ACGAGCGGGTGGGAAACCTGACTGTTGTGGCCAAGGATGCAGACAATGTGCAGCGGGTCTTATCTCAGATGGAGAAGATTGTCCGTACCACTTGGTCTAACCCCCCATCCCAGGGGGCTCGTATTGTGGCAACTACCCTCACTTCCCCAGAGCTTTTTGCTGAGTG GAAGCAGAATGTGAAGACTATGGCAGATCGTGTTTTGCTGATGCGGGCAGAACTCAGGTCTCGTCTTGAGGCCCTGGGCACACCGGGGACTTGGAATCACATCACAGAGCAGATTGGAATGTTCAGCTTTACTGGCCTCAACC caaAGCAAGTACTGTTCATGATAAAGGAGAAACACATCTACCTGATGGCCAGTGGCCGTATCAACATGTGTGGCTTGACTACGAAGAACCTGGACTATGTTGCTAACTCCATCCATGAAGCTGTCACCACGATCCAGTAA